The following are encoded together in the Bacillus sp. NP157 genome:
- a CDS encoding TonB-dependent receptor: MNNASFNGNRMLRRSTLALAMGMSLAAGGVHAQSNATGTIFGAAAPNATVVVESPDTGLRREVQADKDGRYRASSLPVGRYKVSLMKDGAVVDSRDNVQLTIGSGTEVALGAAATSATASNLEGISVNASALPSIDVSATDSRTVFTADQLQRIPVPRDVTAVALLTPGAVAGDSRYGNVPSFGGSAVSDNAYYINGYAVTNPLTQIGFSSLPFDAIEQEQVLTGGYGAEFGRATGGVINIVTKRGTNQWKVGAELRWEPRSLKGDPKNNYYQQTGNPESGTLYQRRENNTSWRETASAYVSGPLVKDKLFFYLTGESTRQEGSTVASVEASKPTAYDQYRFDTPRWLGKVDWNITDNHIVEVTGLSDKTKREYADYAYDYTTDSHGDVKNDAARYKDGGEVYVGKYTGYITDNLTVTALYGRSDQVHMITPSGSNGANPQVLRSATTSTPAGLAFNPNYSAYVPSVPGAEDKTHGWRFDIEYRLGDHSLRGGIDKQNLESTSGSNGYAGGQYWLYGRSTRPNNPISTVYGQASPASGGGYGTQGYYVRRRVFNTFASVEVKQSAQYLEDNWQATDNLMIQVGLRNEQFSNYNGDGEAYVKQRHQLAPRLGASWDVYGDSSLKVYANAGRYHQPLPNNVAIRGASASLYTNQYFTYTGINPANGAPTGLTSLGAPYSTNNELGQPKDPKGVASQTLKPQFQDEYILGMQHQLTPAFDWGAKVTYRRLRNIIDDFCDDRPIADWAERNGKEFNFLFTCALFNPGRGGTWSWDVDGDGKAEQVHLSAKDLGYPKPERKYLALDLFMEHPFDGTWFGRVDYTLSHSFGNTEGPVLSDIGQSDVSATQSWDYPEIMEHTNGNLPNDRRHYLKAYGYYQLTPEWSFGATATAASGRPKNCIGLYPDSNDYASGYGSSFFYCDFSGTGVTGANTVATPRGSQGRLPWTYRLDLNVGYRPNYFDNKLLLQVDVLNVANSQKVQSINETHESTYNAGVINSYGRPISFQDPRTVRLTARYDFSF, from the coding sequence GTGAATAACGCTTCGTTCAACGGCAACCGCATGTTGCGCAGGTCAACCCTGGCGCTGGCCATGGGCATGTCCCTGGCCGCAGGCGGCGTGCATGCCCAGTCCAACGCCACCGGCACCATCTTCGGCGCGGCGGCGCCGAATGCCACGGTGGTGGTGGAAAGCCCGGACACCGGCCTGCGCCGCGAGGTCCAGGCCGACAAGGATGGTCGCTACCGCGCCTCGTCCCTGCCGGTGGGCCGCTACAAGGTCAGCCTGATGAAGGACGGCGCGGTGGTCGACAGCCGCGACAACGTCCAGCTGACCATCGGTTCGGGCACGGAAGTGGCGCTCGGCGCCGCGGCCACGTCCGCCACCGCCAGCAACCTCGAAGGCATCTCGGTAAACGCCTCGGCGCTGCCCAGCATCGACGTCAGCGCGACCGACTCGCGCACCGTGTTCACCGCCGACCAGCTGCAGCGCATCCCGGTGCCGCGTGACGTCACGGCGGTGGCCCTGCTCACCCCGGGTGCCGTCGCCGGCGACTCGCGCTACGGCAACGTGCCCAGCTTCGGCGGCTCGGCCGTGTCGGACAACGCCTACTACATCAACGGTTACGCGGTGACCAACCCGCTGACCCAGATCGGCTTCTCGTCGCTGCCGTTCGACGCGATCGAGCAGGAGCAGGTGCTGACCGGCGGCTATGGCGCGGAATTCGGTCGCGCCACCGGCGGCGTGATCAACATCGTGACCAAGCGCGGCACCAACCAGTGGAAGGTGGGCGCCGAGCTGCGCTGGGAACCGCGCAGCCTGAAGGGCGATCCCAAGAACAACTACTACCAGCAGACCGGCAACCCGGAAAGCGGCACCCTGTACCAGCGCCGCGAGAACAACACGTCGTGGCGCGAAACCGCGTCGGCCTATGTCAGCGGCCCGCTGGTCAAGGACAAGCTGTTCTTCTACCTGACCGGTGAAAGCACCCGCCAGGAAGGCAGCACCGTGGCCAGCGTGGAAGCCAGCAAGCCCACCGCCTACGACCAGTACCGCTTCGACACGCCGCGCTGGCTGGGCAAGGTCGACTGGAACATCACCGACAACCACATCGTCGAAGTCACCGGCCTGTCGGACAAGACCAAGCGCGAGTACGCCGATTACGCCTACGACTACACGACCGACTCCCACGGCGACGTCAAGAACGACGCCGCGCGTTACAAGGACGGCGGCGAGGTCTACGTCGGCAAGTACACCGGTTACATCACCGACAACCTGACCGTGACGGCCCTGTACGGCCGCAGCGACCAGGTCCACATGATCACGCCCTCGGGCTCCAACGGCGCGAACCCGCAGGTGCTGCGCAGCGCGACCACCTCGACCCCGGCCGGCCTGGCCTTCAACCCGAACTACTCGGCCTACGTGCCGTCGGTGCCGGGTGCCGAAGACAAGACCCACGGCTGGCGCTTCGACATCGAATACCGCCTGGGCGACCACAGCCTGCGCGGCGGTATCGACAAGCAGAACCTCGAGTCCACCTCGGGCAGCAATGGCTATGCCGGTGGGCAGTACTGGCTGTACGGCCGCTCGACGCGTCCGAACAACCCGATCAGCACCGTCTATGGCCAGGCCTCCCCGGCCAGCGGCGGCGGCTACGGTACCCAGGGCTATTACGTCCGTCGCCGTGTCTTCAACACCTTCGCCTCGGTGGAAGTGAAGCAGTCCGCCCAGTACCTCGAAGACAACTGGCAGGCCACCGACAACCTGATGATCCAGGTCGGCCTGCGTAACGAGCAGTTCTCCAACTACAACGGCGACGGCGAGGCTTACGTCAAGCAGCGCCACCAGCTGGCCCCGCGCCTGGGTGCCTCGTGGGACGTCTACGGCGACTCGTCGCTGAAGGTCTACGCCAACGCCGGCCGCTACCACCAGCCGCTGCCGAACAACGTCGCCATCCGCGGCGCCTCGGCCTCGCTGTACACCAACCAGTACTTCACCTACACCGGCATCAACCCGGCCAACGGCGCACCCACCGGCCTGACCTCGCTGGGCGCCCCTTACTCCACCAACAACGAGCTGGGCCAGCCGAAGGATCCGAAGGGCGTCGCCTCGCAGACGCTGAAGCCGCAGTTCCAGGACGAGTACATCCTGGGCATGCAGCACCAGCTGACCCCGGCGTTCGACTGGGGTGCGAAGGTCACCTACCGCCGCCTGCGCAACATCATCGACGACTTCTGCGATGACCGTCCGATCGCCGACTGGGCCGAGCGCAACGGCAAGGAGTTCAACTTCCTGTTCACCTGCGCCCTGTTCAACCCGGGCCGCGGCGGCACCTGGAGCTGGGACGTCGATGGCGACGGCAAGGCCGAGCAGGTCCACCTCAGCGCGAAGGACCTGGGCTACCCGAAGCCGGAGCGTAAGTACCTCGCCCTGGACCTCTTCATGGAGCATCCGTTCGACGGTACGTGGTTCGGTCGCGTCGACTACACCCTGTCGCACAGCTTCGGTAACACCGAAGGTCCCGTGCTGTCCGACATCGGCCAGTCCGACGTCTCCGCGACCCAGTCGTGGGACTACCCGGAAATCATGGAGCACACCAACGGCAACCTGCCTAACGACCGCCGCCACTACCTGAAGGCCTACGGCTACTACCAGCTGACCCCGGAATGGTCGTTCGGTGCGACGGCCACGGCCGCCTCGGGTCGTCCGAAGAACTGCATCGGCCTGTACCCGGATTCGAACGACTACGCGTCGGGTTACGGTTCGTCGTTCTTCTACTGCGACTTCAGCGGCACGGGCGTCACCGGTGCCAACACCGTGGCCACGCCGCGCGGTTCGCAGGGTCGCCTGCCGTGGACCTACCGCCTGGACCTCAACGTCGGCTACCGCCCGAACTACTTCGACAACAAGCTGCTGCTGCAGGTCGACGTGCTCAACGTGGCCAACAGCCAGAAGGTGCAGAGCATCAACGAAACCCACGAGTCGACCTACAACGCCGGCGTCATCAACTCGTACGGCCGTCCGATCAGCTTCCAGGATCCGCGTACCGTCCGCCTGACCGCGCGCTACGACTTCTCGTTCTGA
- a CDS encoding TonB-dependent receptor yields the protein MSSSSTRQALRLRRSSLALALAMGMGLTGTVYAQATTGGIFGTAEAGDTVQIVSPTGVTRTTTVDERGKYSFNNLPLGAYTVNLMKGGATVDTRKDVELRVNAGTDVSFAAAAASAANASNLEGVTVVGTSLPPIDVSSVDSRTVITQSQLKQLPLGRTAEAIALLAPGVSQGATGSGFSSPTGQALISFSGSSISENAYYINGMNTTDPVAGYGGMVLPYGAIDQQEILTGGYGAQYGRSDGGVISIVGRRGTNDFHFGGQILWTPDFAKADPINAKYPSSSRLDGNTYRYRNNNKDWEAVYSAYAGGPLIKDTLFGFIAVEGAKREGSNVSAASANRDTEYTYKDPKMYAKFDWNINDSNILELTGASYKHDYNGSIYGFDNVTRTRGDYQSQDTVSNTKQTMWLAKYTGYLTDSLTLTAQYGKQDTKLYTQAGSADPNLIDILGPEDQNPAYTGGFPNGITNAQNLLTVADPTHESKVTNYRVDLSYVLGDHTISAGIDNQNSVDINDGESIYANAGYAWSYGAVTQGTPIAAGQVTPPVGTPYYVSEYRQQTAATVRVRQRAQYIQDEWQVSDTVKLSLGLRNDQFTNYNGSNEAYITQTKPQWAPRLGGTWDVYGDSSFKVYANAGRYYLALPLVPALRGASGSLLTNVYYSYTGIDPATGYPTGLTPLNTTSGAGAQISANNEFGQAKDPNIVTAHGLKSEYQDEFIAGFDKAWGDNWVYGAKATYRKLGNAIDDYCDTSSDQDPPGRLQQLFTAAGSNIDLASAGVSCYLFNPGRANTFLAPNGDGGYESLHATNADLGFPHLKRHYYALELHLQRNKGEGKWWGNVSYVYSKLYGNSEGQVDSDAGTRSDPSVTQAWDNAPLMVYSNGKLANDHTHALKAYGAYEITPEWQVSGNIAIVSGAPRNCYGPFGPDQIDAGYGTTAYHWCNGQPSSPGDVGRNPMTHQVSAALAYRPEWAQGRLGFTAEVFNLFNEQKKTQSDPYLGPTGEAGAPRATYNVPIAFETPRYFRFGVTYDY from the coding sequence ATGAGTTCTAGCAGCACCCGGCAGGCCTTGCGCCTGCGTCGTTCCTCGTTGGCGCTCGCGCTGGCGATGGGTATGGGCCTGACCGGCACGGTCTACGCCCAGGCCACCACCGGCGGCATCTTCGGTACCGCTGAAGCTGGCGATACCGTTCAGATCGTCAGCCCGACCGGTGTCACCCGCACCACCACGGTCGACGAGCGTGGCAAGTACTCGTTCAACAACCTTCCGCTGGGCGCCTACACGGTGAACCTGATGAAGGGTGGCGCCACGGTCGACACCCGCAAGGATGTCGAGCTGCGCGTGAACGCCGGCACCGACGTCTCGTTCGCCGCGGCAGCCGCTTCGGCCGCCAACGCGTCGAACCTCGAAGGCGTGACCGTCGTCGGCACCTCGCTGCCGCCGATCGACGTCTCCTCGGTCGACTCGCGCACCGTCATCACCCAGTCCCAGCTCAAGCAGCTGCCGCTCGGCCGTACGGCTGAAGCGATCGCGCTGCTGGCGCCGGGCGTGTCCCAGGGTGCGACGGGTTCGGGCTTCTCGAGCCCGACCGGCCAGGCGCTGATCTCCTTTAGCGGTTCGTCGATCAGCGAAAACGCCTATTACATCAACGGTATGAACACCACCGACCCGGTTGCGGGCTACGGCGGCATGGTTCTTCCGTATGGCGCGATCGACCAGCAGGAAATCCTCACCGGTGGTTACGGCGCCCAGTACGGCCGTTCCGACGGTGGCGTGATCAGCATCGTGGGTCGTCGCGGTACGAACGATTTCCACTTCGGTGGCCAGATCCTCTGGACCCCGGATTTCGCCAAGGCCGATCCGATCAATGCGAAGTATCCGTCGAGCTCGCGCCTCGATGGCAATACCTACCGCTATCGCAACAACAACAAGGATTGGGAAGCCGTTTACTCCGCGTATGCGGGCGGCCCGCTGATCAAGGACACCCTGTTCGGCTTCATCGCCGTGGAAGGTGCCAAGCGTGAAGGCTCCAACGTGTCCGCCGCTTCGGCGAACCGCGACACGGAGTACACGTACAAAGATCCGAAGATGTATGCCAAGTTCGATTGGAACATCAACGACAGCAACATCCTCGAGCTGACCGGCGCCAGCTACAAGCACGACTACAACGGCTCCATCTACGGCTTCGATAACGTCACGCGTACGCGCGGCGATTACCAGTCGCAGGACACGGTCTCGAACACCAAGCAGACCATGTGGCTGGCCAAGTACACCGGCTACCTCACCGACAGCCTGACCCTGACGGCGCAGTACGGCAAGCAGGACACCAAGCTGTACACCCAGGCCGGCAGTGCCGATCCGAACCTGATCGACATCCTCGGTCCGGAAGACCAGAACCCGGCCTACACCGGCGGTTTCCCGAACGGCATCACCAACGCACAGAACCTGCTCACGGTCGCTGACCCGACCCACGAGAGCAAGGTCACCAACTACCGCGTCGACCTGTCGTACGTGCTGGGCGACCACACCATCTCGGCCGGTATCGACAACCAGAACAGCGTCGACATCAACGACGGTGAGTCGATCTACGCCAACGCCGGCTACGCATGGAGCTACGGCGCCGTGACGCAGGGCACCCCGATCGCGGCGGGCCAGGTCACGCCTCCGGTTGGCACCCCGTACTACGTTTCCGAGTACCGCCAGCAGACGGCCGCCACCGTGCGTGTCCGCCAGCGCGCGCAGTACATCCAGGACGAGTGGCAGGTGTCGGATACGGTCAAGCTCTCGCTCGGCCTGCGTAACGACCAGTTCACCAACTACAACGGCAGCAACGAAGCCTACATCACCCAGACCAAGCCGCAGTGGGCCCCGCGCCTCGGCGGTACCTGGGACGTGTATGGCGACAGCAGCTTCAAGGTGTACGCCAACGCTGGCCGTTACTACCTCGCGCTGCCGCTCGTGCCCGCCCTGCGCGGTGCGTCGGGTTCGCTGCTCACCAACGTTTACTACAGCTACACCGGCATCGATCCGGCCACGGGTTACCCGACCGGCCTCACCCCGCTCAACACCACGAGCGGCGCTGGCGCACAGATCTCGGCTAACAACGAGTTCGGCCAGGCGAAGGATCCGAACATCGTCACGGCACACGGCCTGAAGTCCGAGTACCAGGATGAGTTCATCGCCGGTTTCGACAAGGCCTGGGGCGACAACTGGGTCTACGGTGCGAAGGCAACCTACCGCAAGCTCGGCAACGCGATTGACGATTATTGCGATACGTCCTCGGACCAGGATCCGCCGGGCCGCTTGCAGCAGCTCTTCACCGCAGCCGGTTCCAACATCGACCTGGCTTCGGCAGGCGTCAGCTGCTACCTGTTCAACCCGGGTCGCGCCAACACCTTCCTCGCCCCGAACGGCGATGGTGGTTACGAGAGCCTGCACGCGACGAACGCCGACCTCGGCTTCCCGCACCTGAAGCGCCACTACTACGCCCTCGAGCTGCACCTGCAGCGCAACAAGGGTGAAGGCAAGTGGTGGGGCAACGTGAGCTACGTCTACTCGAAGCTCTACGGCAACAGCGAAGGCCAGGTTGACTCGGATGCCGGTACGCGCAGCGATCCGTCGGTCACCCAGGCGTGGGATAACGCCCCGCTGATGGTGTACTCGAACGGCAAGCTGGCCAACGACCATACCCATGCACTGAAGGCTTACGGTGCTTACGAGATCACGCCGGAATGGCAGGTCTCGGGCAACATCGCCATCGTGTCGGGTGCGCCGCGCAACTGCTACGGCCCGTTCGGTCCGGATCAGATCGACGCAGGCTACGGCACCACCGCGTACCACTGGTGCAACGGCCAGCCGTCGTCGCCGGGTGACGTGGGTCGCAACCCGATGACCCACCAGGTCTCGGCTGCGCTGGCCTACCGTCCGGAGTGGGCGCAGGGTCGCCTCGGCTTCACGGCCGAAGTCTTCAACCTGTTCAACGAACAGAAGAAGACCCAGTCTGACCCGTACCTCGGTCCTACCGGCGAAGCCGGTGCCCCGCGCGCGACGTACAACGTGCCCATCGCGTTCGAAACCCCGCGTTACTTCCGCTTCGGTGTCACCTACGACTACTGA
- a CDS encoding DUF1481 domain-containing protein codes for MRRIFLSLASVTALALAGCGGGSDNNGQQAAAGGDAAAANNVTGTVSLRDAGAQLSPDAKLELKLVDVTTQGSQPLATKSIAPVTLPQQFQLDFNASDINPNNMYIVEVSLQDGERHYSAPLKTPVLTKGAKNVANIQLVGEATPGEKELAGYESVKKNIGGMKVTQGTALKEGESRGWQIFKKGNDVQFIIELVDYGDKGFTSTNYAYKNGKPWVIVQEKKPSKDGKPTSTQRAGWNDAGELVLKQNQAGSKVEDLSDADANSLKSQAEAMYSKAGGKK; via the coding sequence ATGCGCAGGATCTTCTTGTCGCTCGCATCCGTGACCGCCCTGGCGCTTGCCGGCTGCGGTGGCGGTTCGGACAACAACGGCCAGCAGGCCGCCGCCGGTGGCGATGCCGCTGCCGCCAACAACGTCACCGGTACGGTGTCCCTGCGTGATGCGGGCGCCCAGCTGTCGCCGGACGCGAAGCTCGAGCTCAAGCTGGTCGACGTCACGACCCAGGGTTCGCAGCCGCTCGCCACGAAGTCGATCGCGCCGGTCACGCTGCCGCAGCAGTTCCAGCTCGACTTCAATGCGTCGGACATCAATCCGAACAACATGTACATCGTCGAAGTGTCGCTGCAGGACGGCGAGCGCCACTACTCGGCGCCGCTGAAGACGCCGGTGCTGACCAAGGGCGCGAAGAACGTCGCCAACATCCAGCTCGTCGGCGAAGCCACGCCGGGCGAGAAGGAGCTTGCCGGCTACGAGTCGGTCAAGAAGAACATCGGCGGCATGAAGGTCACCCAGGGCACCGCGCTGAAGGAAGGCGAGTCGCGCGGCTGGCAGATCTTCAAGAAGGGCAACGATGTCCAGTTCATCATCGAGCTGGTCGACTACGGCGACAAGGGCTTCACCTCCACGAACTACGCTTACAAGAACGGTAAGCCGTGGGTCATCGTGCAGGAAAAGAAGCCGAGCAAGGACGGCAAGCCGACCTCGACCCAGCGCGCAGGCTGGAACGACGCCGGTGAACTGGTGCTCAAGCAGAACCAGGCGGGCAGCAAGGTCGAAGACCTCAGCGATGCCGATGCCAACAGCCTCAAGAGCCAGGCTGAAGCCATGTACTCGAAGGCTGGCGGCAAGAAGTAA
- a CDS encoding autotransporter domain-containing protein → MRIRHLAGAIGAALLFSAGAHADGYQQVVSFGDSLSDNGNVAILSGSPVITRFTTNPGTVAVENIAKYFNLTLTPSLQGGTDYAFGGARAGVANPVPATSAQITQYLTANGGKADPNALYTMWIGANDILAATSNPANAQVIVGTAAQQEVGQIKALQAAGAKTIVVFNLPDIGKTPAAQSAGAAAASSISSLSQLYNGVLSGGLATANKGIVSIDTYSLLNEVIANPAAYGFTNVTVPACTTASSITCSPNTLRDPNAANTWLFADGIHPTTAAHALLGQYAISVLEAPKKISLLGEAGLASDAAHMRVLRNQMIADNFGADSRVFVAADYGQQKYKDTDNSPKTDSDNVNLTIGADARISDHVSAGVALGLTQANADFQGGGGYKMQDVAGTGYAFYHNGGGYVGGFASFGQLSFTDIDRRIDLGTARRTETGKTDGSHVGGGLTGGWWFGSESLKTGPFATVEFEQLRVFGYTERNNTSTAMTFGKQIRNARIETAGWRVQGSWATGNTVVHPFAEVAYNHDGRADDRYITAGLTNMSGKFELQGFTPDKNWVTADVGISADFNQSWSGWASYSGRFGDDTQKLNSLQLGVKLAF, encoded by the coding sequence ATGCGTATTCGCCATCTTGCAGGCGCCATCGGTGCCGCCCTTCTGTTCAGTGCTGGGGCGCACGCCGACGGGTACCAGCAGGTCGTGTCGTTCGGCGACAGCCTGAGCGATAACGGCAACGTCGCGATCCTGTCCGGCTCGCCGGTGATCACCCGCTTCACCACCAACCCGGGCACGGTGGCGGTCGAGAACATCGCGAAGTACTTCAACCTGACCCTGACCCCCTCCCTGCAGGGCGGCACGGACTACGCTTTCGGTGGCGCCCGCGCAGGCGTCGCCAACCCGGTGCCGGCCACCTCGGCACAGATCACCCAGTACCTGACCGCCAACGGCGGCAAGGCTGACCCGAACGCCCTGTACACCATGTGGATCGGCGCCAACGACATCCTGGCCGCGACCAGCAACCCGGCCAATGCCCAGGTGATCGTCGGCACGGCCGCGCAGCAGGAAGTCGGCCAGATCAAGGCCCTCCAGGCCGCCGGCGCCAAGACCATCGTCGTCTTCAACCTGCCGGACATCGGCAAGACCCCGGCCGCCCAGTCGGCGGGCGCCGCCGCGGCGTCGAGCATCTCGTCGCTGTCGCAGCTGTACAACGGCGTGCTCTCCGGTGGCCTGGCCACGGCCAACAAGGGCATCGTGTCGATCGACACCTACTCGCTGCTCAACGAAGTGATCGCCAACCCGGCAGCCTACGGCTTCACCAACGTGACCGTCCCGGCCTGCACCACGGCCAGCTCGATCACCTGCTCGCCGAACACCCTGCGCGACCCGAACGCTGCCAACACCTGGCTGTTCGCCGACGGCATCCACCCGACCACCGCGGCGCACGCCCTGCTCGGCCAGTACGCGATCTCGGTGCTCGAAGCGCCGAAGAAGATCTCGCTGCTGGGTGAAGCCGGCCTGGCCTCCGACGCCGCGCACATGCGCGTGCTGCGCAACCAGATGATCGCCGACAACTTCGGCGCCGATTCGCGCGTGTTCGTGGCGGCCGATTACGGCCAGCAGAAGTACAAGGACACCGACAATTCGCCGAAGACCGACAGCGACAACGTCAACCTGACCATCGGCGCCGATGCACGCATCAGCGACCACGTCAGCGCCGGCGTCGCGCTGGGCCTGACCCAGGCCAACGCCGACTTCCAGGGCGGTGGCGGCTACAAGATGCAGGACGTCGCCGGCACCGGCTACGCCTTCTATCACAACGGTGGCGGCTACGTCGGCGGCTTCGCCAGCTTCGGCCAGCTGAGCTTCACCGACATCGACCGCCGCATCGACCTGGGCACCGCGCGTCGCACCGAAACCGGCAAGACCGACGGTTCGCACGTTGGCGGCGGCCTGACCGGCGGCTGGTGGTTCGGTAGCGAATCGCTGAAGACCGGCCCATTCGCCACGGTCGAGTTCGAGCAGCTGCGCGTGTTCGGTTACACCGAGCGCAACAACACCAGCACGGCGATGACCTTCGGCAAGCAGATCCGCAACGCCCGCATCGAAACCGCCGGCTGGCGCGTGCAGGGTTCGTGGGCCACCGGCAACACCGTGGTCCATCCGTTCGCCGAAGTCGCCTACAACCACGACGGCCGTGCCGACGACCGCTACATCACCGCCGGCCTGACCAACATGAGCGGCAAGTTCGAACTGCAGGGCTTCACGCCCGACAAGAACTGGGTCACGGCCGACGTCGGCATCTCCGCCGACTTCAACCAGAGCTGGAGCGGCTGGGCCAGCTACAGCGGCCGTTTCGGCGACGACACGCAGAAGCTCAACAGCCTGCAGCTCGGCGTAAAGCTCGCGTTCTAA